The following proteins are co-located in the Spinactinospora alkalitolerans genome:
- a CDS encoding serine hydrolase translates to MSVEALVRELRRELDDAGLHGSFLVRDLHSGDEIGIEPDLEFPTASLVKVPLAVATLERIRTGELDGAAQLLVRPGGVTAPGPMGLAKFRHPARISIDDLLYLSTSMSDSTAADALFDLTPPAEVARSLQAVGIRGITVRHTMHDLNQTPADRLDPADVHLAHSLAIGAGTAGRGHRVPQLDVTRANSGSARAFMKLLQALWRPSSIAPEVAERVRALMGENVLRHRLAPDFSSDASKWSSKTGTLLNLRHEVGVVEHADGQAFGVAVLTESRVPAFSQPGAEALMARVARTLHDHLRGM, encoded by the coding sequence ATGAGCGTCGAAGCCCTCGTCAGGGAACTGCGCCGCGAGCTCGACGACGCGGGCCTGCACGGATCGTTCCTCGTGCGGGACCTGCACTCCGGGGACGAGATCGGAATCGAGCCCGATCTGGAGTTCCCGACGGCGTCCCTCGTCAAGGTCCCGCTCGCCGTGGCCACGCTCGAACGCATCCGGACCGGCGAACTCGACGGCGCCGCGCAGCTCCTGGTGCGTCCGGGAGGGGTCACCGCACCGGGCCCCATGGGGCTCGCCAAGTTCCGGCACCCGGCCCGGATCTCGATCGACGACCTGCTCTACCTCAGCACCTCCATGAGCGACAGCACGGCGGCCGACGCGCTGTTCGACCTCACCCCGCCCGCCGAGGTCGCGCGGTCGCTGCAGGCGGTCGGGATCCGCGGCATCACCGTCCGGCACACGATGCACGACCTCAACCAGACCCCGGCGGATCGCCTGGACCCCGCCGACGTGCACCTCGCCCACTCCCTGGCCATCGGAGCGGGGACGGCCGGGCGCGGGCACCGGGTCCCCCAGCTCGACGTCACCCGCGCGAACTCCGGATCGGCGCGCGCGTTCATGAAACTGCTGCAGGCGCTGTGGCGGCCCTCCTCGATCGCCCCCGAGGTCGCCGAGCGGGTGCGGGCGCTCATGGGCGAGAACGTCCTGCGGCACCGGTTGGCGCCCGACTTCAGCTCCGACGCGTCGAAATGGTCCTCCAAGACCGGGACCCTGCTCAACCTCCGCCACGAGGTCGGGGTGGTCGAGCACGCCGACGGCCAGGCGTTCGGCGTCGCCGTGCTCACGGAGTCACGCGTGCCGGCCTTCAGCCAGCCGGGAGCCGAGGCGCTCATGGCCCGGGTGGCGCGGACGCTGCACGACCACCTGCGGGGGATGTAG
- a CDS encoding LysR family transcriptional regulator, which translates to MDIVGACRAFVNVSERGSFTLGAAAARMPQPVASRRIAALEKHLGGRLFDRSTRRATLTPFGRDMLASAKRLVQLADAMEHDAEQAKLTPVRIAVPDICSTRDLAHLDAEARRQGVHLDFHPAPPAERAELLRFQQVRAAIVEVPPGEGQWSVPLGLASAAAPRAGTVYVETLRVNRGDRSPRRRRIWIQPEDDVPHIRDRMMRIRDAVGLQPAQVAVATALTSAAAEVLGSADFLLAPPKQAEELGLHWRPIGEIRLVRSFDVFAGAGDEAERIRTRLHNAIARCLGAPTGDEDAGGGA; encoded by the coding sequence GTGGACATCGTCGGTGCGTGCAGAGCCTTCGTGAACGTGAGTGAGAGAGGCAGCTTCACCCTCGGTGCCGCGGCCGCGCGCATGCCCCAGCCGGTCGCCAGCCGCCGCATCGCGGCCCTGGAGAAGCACCTGGGCGGGCGGCTGTTCGACCGGTCGACGCGGCGGGCGACGCTCACCCCGTTCGGCCGCGACATGCTGGCCTCGGCCAAACGCCTCGTCCAACTGGCCGACGCCATGGAGCACGACGCGGAGCAGGCCAAGCTCACGCCGGTCCGCATCGCCGTGCCCGACATCTGCTCCACCCGCGATCTTGCGCACCTCGACGCCGAAGCGCGCCGGCAGGGCGTCCACCTCGACTTCCATCCCGCCCCGCCGGCCGAGCGGGCAGAGCTCCTGCGCTTCCAGCAGGTCCGCGCCGCCATCGTCGAGGTGCCGCCCGGCGAAGGCCAATGGTCGGTGCCGCTCGGGCTGGCGAGCGCGGCCGCACCCCGCGCCGGCACCGTCTACGTCGAAACCCTCCGGGTCAACCGCGGCGACCGGTCGCCGCGCAGGCGCCGCATCTGGATCCAGCCCGAGGACGACGTCCCGCACATCCGCGACCGCATGATGCGGATCCGCGACGCCGTCGGCCTCCAGCCCGCGCAGGTCGCCGTCGCGACCGCTCTCACCTCCGCCGCGGCGGAGGTCCTCGGCTCGGCCGACTTCCTGCTGGCCCCGCCCAAGCAGGCCGAGGAGCTGGGACTCCACTGGCGCCCGATCGGCGAGATCCGCCTCGTCCGCAGCTTCGACGTCTTCGCCGGCGCCGGGGACGAGGCGGAGCGCATCCGCACGCGCCTGCACAACGCGATCGCCCGATGCCTCGGCGCGCCCACCGGGGACGAGGACGCGGGGGGTGGCGCATGA
- the bla gene encoding class A beta-lactamase, which produces MPIQLTRRAGFASAAALALVPLAGCASGGDPSASASATATPTDTPAAYEQEFERLETDFDARLGVYALDTGTDETVAYRAEERFAYASTHKAFSVGALLRQNSIDELEEVVTYTEEDLTGYSPITEQHVDTGMTLREISDAAVRYSDNTAANLLFEELGGPSGLDAALEEIGDDVTHVDRIEPELSEWKPGDIRDTSTPQAMATSLQAYTLGDALPEEKSAILVDLLKRNITGDELIRAGVPDGWEVGDKTGNANYGTRNDIAVVWPPDDDPIVLAIMSSRDAEDAEHDNALIAESAEVVIEALA; this is translated from the coding sequence ATGCCAATTCAGCTCACCCGACGCGCCGGGTTCGCCAGCGCGGCCGCGCTGGCGCTCGTGCCGCTCGCAGGCTGCGCCTCGGGCGGCGACCCGTCCGCCTCCGCCTCCGCAACGGCGACGCCCACGGACACGCCGGCAGCGTATGAGCAGGAGTTCGAGCGGCTCGAAACCGACTTCGACGCCCGGCTCGGTGTCTACGCGCTGGACACCGGCACCGACGAGACCGTCGCCTACCGCGCCGAAGAGCGGTTCGCCTACGCCTCCACGCACAAGGCGTTCTCGGTCGGTGCCCTACTTCGGCAGAACTCGATCGATGAGCTCGAAGAGGTCGTCACCTACACCGAGGAAGACCTGACCGGCTACTCCCCCATCACCGAACAGCACGTCGACACCGGCATGACGCTGCGGGAGATCAGCGACGCCGCCGTCCGCTACAGCGACAACACGGCGGCGAACCTGCTCTTCGAGGAACTCGGCGGGCCGAGCGGTCTCGACGCCGCCCTGGAGGAGATCGGCGACGACGTGACCCACGTGGACCGGATCGAGCCCGAGCTGAGCGAGTGGAAGCCGGGAGACATCCGCGACACCAGCACGCCGCAGGCCATGGCCACCAGCCTCCAGGCGTACACCCTGGGTGACGCACTGCCCGAGGAGAAGAGCGCGATCCTTGTCGACCTGCTGAAGCGGAACATCACCGGAGACGAACTGATCCGCGCAGGGGTCCCCGACGGCTGGGAGGTCGGCGACAAGACGGGCAACGCCAACTACGGAACGCGCAATGACATCGCCGTCGTCTGGCCTCCCGACGACGACCCCATCGTCCTCGCGATCATGTCCAGCCGCGACGCCGAGGACGCCGAGCACGACAACGCGCTCATCGCCGAGTCCGCCGAGGTCGTCATCGAGGCCCTGGCCTAG
- a CDS encoding response regulator transcription factor, with protein sequence MDRAAAQAGAYQRAREALAAPSPRENEVVLAVAGDRANAEIAAEPFMNVATVKARVSSILTKLALDNRTRIALLAHDAGLAP encoded by the coding sequence ATGGACCGCGCGGCCGCCCAGGCCGGCGCCTACCAGCGGGCCCGCGAAGCGCTGGCCGCCCCCAGCCCGCGCGAGAACGAGGTGGTCCTCGCCGTGGCCGGGGATCGGGCCAACGCCGAGATCGCCGCCGAGCCGTTCATGAACGTGGCCACGGTCAAGGCCCGCGTCTCCAGCATCCTCACCAAGCTCGCCCTCGACAACCGGACCCGGATCGCCCTACTCGCACACGACGCCGGCCTCGCCCCGTGA
- a CDS encoding TetR/AcrR family transcriptional regulator — protein sequence MRSPAESAPSSPRSGRPRDPQIDAAVLGATLSVLDDSGYGQLTLEAVARRADTTKPAIYRRWPNRQRLVLAALATRLGDLRAPDTGCTICDLNEGINVFIVEFRRIRPDVLASLLADCAPHPELRDAFMSTLFDPPRAAVAQMLERAVARGDLRGDIDRTLVLDMLGSLVHYRALFGHASTSEAEVEHAVEALLRGIAADYPALLEHSRQVAGNPPIHDAHA from the coding sequence GTGCGATCACCTGCCGAGTCCGCCCCCTCGTCGCCGCGCAGCGGCCGCCCCCGCGACCCGCAGATCGACGCGGCCGTGCTCGGGGCGACGCTCAGCGTGCTCGACGACTCGGGCTACGGGCAGCTCACGCTCGAAGCGGTGGCGCGCCGCGCCGACACCACCAAGCCGGCGATCTACCGCCGCTGGCCCAACCGCCAGCGGCTGGTGCTCGCCGCGCTCGCCACCCGCCTCGGCGACCTGCGCGCGCCCGACACCGGATGCACCATCTGCGACCTCAACGAGGGCATCAACGTCTTCATCGTGGAGTTCCGCCGGATCCGACCGGACGTGCTCGCGTCGCTCCTGGCCGACTGCGCCCCGCACCCGGAGCTGCGCGACGCGTTCATGTCCACGCTGTTCGACCCTCCGCGCGCCGCCGTGGCGCAGATGCTCGAACGCGCCGTGGCCCGCGGGGACCTCCGCGGCGACATCGACCGCACCCTGGTCCTGGACATGCTCGGGTCGCTGGTGCACTACCGCGCCCTGTTCGGCCACGCCTCGACCAGCGAAGCCGAGGTCGAGCACGCCGTCGAAGCGCTGCTGCGCGGAATCGCCGCCGACTACCCCGCACTCCTCGAACACAGCCGCCAGGTCGCGGGCAACCCGCCGATCCACGACGCCCACGCGTGA
- a CDS encoding MFS transporter, protein MSSDVTAPAPHLRAGPREWTGLAVLTLPLLVLALDVSVLFLAAPHLGADLRPSSTELLWIMDVYGFLIAGFLVTMGTLGDRIGRRRLLMIGAVGFALASLLAAYSTTPAMLIAARAVLGITGATLMPSTLALISNMFKDPRQRGVAIAIWMTTFSAGVAVGPTVGGVLLANFWWGSVFLPAVPVMALLVIAAPVLLPEYRAPGAGRLDLTSAALSLATILPIVYGLKEFAEGGVHWVPSTAVVAGAAVGAVFVRRQRRLADPLIDVRLFGDRTFSTVLVLLLLGIMAVNGVFFLYPQFLQLVHGLSPLQAGLWVIPLALASIIGSVLAPFAARRVRPAHVIAGGAVVSVVGFLLTIQVQSAAGLALLVGACVVAVFGLSPTTVLTTDMVVGSVPPEKAGSAAAMSETSGELGIGLGVAVMGSIAAAVYRAEMAGSVPADVPPEAAEAGRDGINGAVAAAEQLPPRARRRAAGARARGLHQRLQHRRRRRRRPAGRARHRRRTAAAPSPPDRQGRLTAPFATRPTSQAGVHHGPLRFPGGMSGTGRSAGSATAPACP, encoded by the coding sequence ATGTCGTCGGATGTCACCGCCCCCGCCCCCCACCTGCGGGCCGGGCCGCGGGAGTGGACGGGACTGGCCGTGCTCACCCTGCCCCTCCTCGTGCTGGCGCTGGATGTCAGCGTGCTGTTCCTCGCGGCCCCGCACCTGGGCGCGGACCTGCGGCCGAGCAGCACGGAGCTGCTGTGGATCATGGACGTCTACGGGTTCCTGATCGCGGGCTTCCTGGTCACGATGGGAACGCTCGGTGACCGGATCGGCCGCCGCAGGCTGCTGATGATCGGGGCGGTCGGGTTCGCGCTGGCCTCGCTGCTGGCCGCCTACTCGACGACGCCGGCGATGCTCATCGCGGCCCGCGCGGTGCTCGGCATCACCGGGGCGACGCTGATGCCCTCCACGCTGGCCCTGATCAGCAACATGTTCAAAGACCCCCGGCAGCGCGGCGTGGCCATCGCGATCTGGATGACCACTTTCTCGGCCGGTGTCGCGGTGGGTCCGACCGTCGGCGGCGTCCTGCTGGCGAACTTCTGGTGGGGCTCGGTGTTCCTGCCGGCGGTACCGGTCATGGCGCTGCTGGTGATCGCGGCGCCGGTGCTGCTGCCCGAGTACCGCGCCCCCGGCGCGGGCAGGCTGGACCTGACCAGTGCGGCGCTGTCGCTGGCCACGATCCTGCCGATCGTCTACGGCCTCAAGGAGTTCGCCGAAGGCGGCGTGCACTGGGTTCCGAGCACGGCGGTCGTGGCCGGGGCGGCCGTCGGTGCGGTGTTCGTGCGCAGGCAGCGCAGGCTCGCCGACCCGCTGATCGACGTGCGGCTGTTCGGCGACCGCACGTTCAGCACCGTGCTGGTCCTGCTGCTGCTCGGCATCATGGCCGTCAACGGGGTCTTCTTCCTGTACCCGCAGTTCCTGCAGCTGGTCCATGGACTGTCGCCCCTGCAGGCGGGCCTTTGGGTGATCCCGCTCGCGCTGGCGTCGATCATCGGGTCGGTGCTGGCCCCGTTCGCCGCGCGCCGCGTGCGCCCGGCCCACGTCATCGCGGGCGGCGCGGTGGTCTCGGTCGTCGGCTTCCTGCTGACCATCCAGGTGCAGAGTGCCGCCGGGCTCGCCCTCCTGGTGGGCGCGTGCGTCGTCGCCGTCTTCGGCCTCAGCCCGACGACCGTGCTGACCACGGACATGGTCGTGGGCTCCGTGCCGCCCGAGAAGGCCGGATCAGCCGCGGCCATGTCGGAGACCAGCGGCGAGCTCGGCATCGGGTTGGGCGTCGCCGTCATGGGCAGCATCGCCGCGGCGGTGTACCGCGCCGAGATGGCGGGCTCCGTCCCGGCCGATGTCCCGCCCGAGGCGGCCGAGGCCGGACGTGACGGTATCAACGGGGCCGTGGCGGCGGCGGAGCAACTGCCCCCCCGCGCTCGGCGACGCGCTGCTGGAGCCCGCGCGCGAGGCCTTCACCAGCGGCTTCAACACCGTCGGCGCCGTCGGCGCCGCCCTGCTGGCCGGGCTCGCCATCGTCGCCGCACTGCTGCTGCGCCATCTCCCCCCGACCGGCAAGGCCGACTGACCGCTCCCTTCGCGACTCGGCCGACTTCACAGGCCGGGGTCCACCATGGACCCCTCCGATTCCCCGGCGGCATGAGCGGGACAGGTCGATCCGCCGGGAGCGCGACCGCGCCGGCCTGTCCCTGA
- a CDS encoding cupin domain-containing protein, with amino-acid sequence METLWALGAALGVPFSRLVDPPRPNVRVIRVGEGSATHSEQANYAATLLASCPPNARRDLYRIGAQPGEPRTSEPHMPGTTEHVVLGTGRALAGPAEEPVELGPGDYVTYPGDRPHVFEALEPDTTAVIVMEHI; translated from the coding sequence GTGGAGACCCTGTGGGCGCTGGGCGCCGCACTCGGCGTGCCGTTCAGCCGGCTGGTCGACCCGCCCCGGCCGAACGTGCGGGTGATCCGCGTCGGCGAAGGGTCGGCCACCCACTCCGAGCAGGCCAACTACGCGGCCACGCTGCTGGCCTCCTGCCCGCCCAACGCCCGGCGCGACCTCTACCGGATCGGCGCGCAGCCGGGCGAGCCCCGGACCTCCGAACCGCACATGCCCGGCACGACGGAGCACGTGGTGCTCGGCACCGGCCGGGCGCTGGCCGGACCGGCCGAGGAGCCGGTCGAACTCGGCCCGGGCGACTACGTCACCTACCCCGGCGACAGGCCGCACGTCTTCGAGGCCCTCGAACCGGACACCACCGCGGTGATCGTCATGGAGCACATCTGA
- a CDS encoding FBP domain-containing protein, whose protein sequence is MESPTEREIRTAFVNRPEGRLERPSVPRDPADRPRGDLDRLGR, encoded by the coding sequence GTGGAGTCGCCGACCGAGCGGGAGATCCGCACCGCGTTCGTGAACCGCCCCGAGGGCCGGTTGGAGCGCCCGTCCGTCCCGCGCGACCCGGCCGACCGGCCCCGGGGTGACCTGGACCGTCTCGGCCGGTGA
- a CDS encoding TetR/AcrR family transcriptional regulator: MAHAGLTTERLVRAGAELADEVGFDQVTVSALARRFDVKVASLYSHLKNSQDLKTGIALLALEELADRAADALAGRAGKDALTALANVYRDYAREHPGRYAAAQLRLDPETAAASAGARHARMTRAILRGYDLAEPDQTHAVRLLGSVFHGYVTLEMGGGFSHSAPDTQETWSRSLDALDALLRNWPAP, from the coding sequence ATGGCGCATGCAGGGCTGACCACGGAACGCCTCGTCCGGGCGGGAGCGGAGCTGGCCGACGAGGTCGGCTTCGACCAGGTGACCGTCTCGGCGTTGGCCAGGCGGTTCGACGTCAAGGTCGCGAGCCTGTACTCGCATCTGAAGAACTCCCAGGACCTCAAGACCGGAATCGCCCTGCTCGCTCTGGAGGAACTCGCCGATCGCGCCGCCGACGCCCTGGCCGGCCGGGCCGGCAAGGACGCCCTGACCGCCCTCGCGAACGTCTACCGCGACTATGCCCGCGAGCATCCCGGCCGCTACGCCGCAGCCCAGCTCAGGCTGGACCCGGAGACGGCGGCCGCCAGCGCCGGCGCCAGGCACGCCCGGATGACACGGGCGATCCTGCGCGGCTACGACCTGGCGGAACCGGACCAGACCCACGCGGTCCGTCTGCTGGGCAGCGTCTTCCACGGCTACGTGACCCTGGAGATGGGGGGAGGGTTCAGCCACAGCGCCCCCGACACCCAGGAGACCTGGTCACGGTCCCTGGACGCCCTCGACGCCCTGCTGCGGAACTGGCCCGCGCCCTGA
- a CDS encoding GDSL-type esterase/lipase family protein codes for MHTRYDWTTTPITLDLLRGALDLEHTEHGVLPHRLPARARAQCADPQLAMAESQPSGVRLVFRTRATAVELDALPTKRAYVGAPPRPDGVYDLLIDGRLADQTAVTGGNTLTIDMAAGTAENRPGPVGTLRFTGLPDRVKDVEIWLPHNETTELVALRTDARIEPVPDRGRRVWLHHGSSISHGSDAASPTTTWPALAASLGGVELINLGLGGSALLDPFTARAMRDTPADLISIKIGVNLVNTDLMRLRAFTSAVHGFLDTVREGHPTAPLLVASPILCPIHEDTPGPSAPDFSDLSAGRLRFRATGDPAERASGRLTLGVIRDELARIVAQRADEDPNLHYLDGRDLYGAADSAELPLPDRLHPDAATHRRIGERFAKLAFGNGGPFSAESA; via the coding sequence ATGCACACCCGGTACGACTGGACCACCACGCCCATCACCCTGGACCTTTTGCGCGGCGCCCTCGACCTGGAGCACACCGAGCACGGCGTGCTGCCGCACCGACTGCCCGCCCGGGCCCGTGCCCAGTGCGCCGACCCGCAGTTGGCCATGGCGGAGTCCCAGCCCTCCGGGGTACGGCTGGTCTTCCGCACCCGGGCCACCGCCGTCGAGCTCGACGCGCTGCCCACCAAGCGCGCCTACGTGGGCGCCCCGCCCCGCCCGGACGGCGTTTACGACCTGCTCATCGACGGCCGCCTTGCCGACCAGACCGCCGTGACCGGCGGCAACACCCTGACCATCGACATGGCCGCCGGCACCGCCGAGAACCGGCCCGGCCCGGTCGGCACCCTCCGCTTCACCGGCCTGCCCGACCGCGTCAAGGACGTCGAGATCTGGCTGCCGCACAACGAGACCACCGAACTCGTCGCCCTGCGCACCGACGCCCGCATCGAACCCGTGCCGGACCGGGGCCGCAGGGTGTGGCTGCACCACGGCAGCTCGATCAGCCACGGCTCCGACGCCGCGAGCCCCACCACCACCTGGCCCGCACTCGCCGCCTCCCTCGGCGGCGTGGAACTGATCAACCTGGGCCTGGGCGGCAGCGCCCTGCTCGACCCGTTCACCGCCCGCGCCATGCGGGACACCCCCGCCGACCTGATCAGCATCAAGATCGGCGTCAACCTGGTCAACACCGACCTGATGCGCCTGCGTGCCTTCACCTCCGCGGTGCACGGTTTCCTCGACACCGTCCGCGAAGGCCACCCCACCGCACCGCTGCTGGTCGCCTCGCCCATCCTGTGCCCCATCCACGAGGACACCCCCGGTCCCAGCGCCCCGGACTTCAGCGACCTCAGCGCGGGACGGCTCCGGTTCCGGGCCACGGGCGATCCGGCGGAACGCGCGAGCGGGAGACTGACCCTGGGCGTCATCCGAGACGAGCTGGCCCGGATCGTGGCGCAGCGGGCGGACGAGGACCCGAACCTGCACTACCTCGACGGCCGCGACCTCTACGGTGCGGCGGACTCCGCCGAGCTGCCGCTGCCCGACCGGCTCCACCCGGACGCCGCCACCCACCGCCGCATCGGCGAACGCTTCGCCAAGCTCGCTTTCGGCAACGGCGGCCCGTTCTCCGCGGAGAGCGCCTGA
- a CDS encoding dihydrofolate reductase family protein: MSSLMVDFIISLDGYGAADGWPGYWGMEGPEYLAWLKEGAEHEHTALFGATTYRLMSGFAAEMPDDPGLAALTAMPKVVFSSTLQTPLSWANTELVNGDPVETVQDMKRRDSRPLRTVGSLSLCRSLLEAGVVDRFRVIVFPVITGATGRDRIFDGYPDIALDLVDSRTFDGRLQLLEYVPRVLDGPPGVGG; encoded by the coding sequence ATGTCGAGCCTCATGGTGGACTTCATCATCTCACTCGACGGTTACGGGGCCGCGGACGGCTGGCCCGGCTACTGGGGCATGGAGGGGCCCGAGTACCTCGCCTGGCTCAAGGAGGGAGCCGAACACGAGCACACCGCCCTCTTCGGTGCGACGACGTACCGGCTGATGTCCGGATTCGCCGCCGAGATGCCCGACGATCCCGGCCTCGCCGCATTGACCGCGATGCCCAAGGTGGTGTTCTCCTCCACCTTGCAGACACCGCTTTCGTGGGCCAACACCGAGTTGGTCAACGGGGACCCCGTCGAAACCGTGCAGGACATGAAGCGGCGCGACTCGCGGCCCCTGCGCACCGTTGGCAGCCTCAGCCTGTGCCGGTCGCTGCTCGAAGCCGGCGTGGTGGACCGCTTCCGTGTGATCGTCTTCCCGGTCATCACCGGCGCCACCGGGAGGGATCGCATCTTCGACGGGTATCCCGACATCGCCCTCGACCTGGTCGACAGCCGCACGTTCGACGGCCGGCTCCAGCTGCTCGAGTACGTTCCCAGGGTGCTCGACGGGCCGCCTGGCGTGGGCGGCTAA
- a CDS encoding nucleoside deaminase, whose translation MVNDAELHHLRRCVELATEALEAGDEPFGSVLVAADGTVLAEDHNRVAAGDRTRHPEFELARWAAANMAPGERAAATVFTSGEHCPMCAAAHGWVGLGRIVYVSSSGQLTAWLAELGVPAPPVRPLPAREVVPGLVVEGPFPELAEQVRDLHRRFYGSP comes from the coding sequence ATGGTGAACGACGCCGAACTGCACCATCTGCGCCGCTGCGTGGAACTGGCGACCGAGGCCCTGGAGGCGGGCGACGAGCCGTTCGGCTCCGTGCTCGTCGCCGCGGACGGGACCGTCCTGGCCGAGGACCACAACCGCGTGGCCGCGGGCGACCGGACCCGGCATCCGGAGTTCGAGCTGGCGCGCTGGGCCGCGGCGAACATGGCCCCCGGGGAGCGGGCGGCGGCGACCGTCTTCACCTCGGGTGAGCACTGCCCGATGTGCGCCGCCGCGCACGGCTGGGTCGGGCTGGGCCGCATCGTGTACGTGAGCTCCTCCGGGCAGCTGACGGCCTGGCTCGCCGAGCTGGGGGTTCCAGCGCCTCCCGTGCGGCCGCTGCCCGCCCGGGAGGTCGTCCCAGGCCTGGTGGTGGAGGGGCCGTTTCCCGAGCTCGCGGAGCAGGTTCGCGACCTGCACCGCCGCTTCTACGGCTCCCCCTGA
- the rnhA gene encoding ribonuclease HI produces the protein MRVNERAEPGADAVQIYTDGACSGNPGPGGWGVVLRYGGHEKELYGGEADTTNNRMELMAAIMALESLKRPLPVHLHTDSTYVRNGITAWIHGWKRKGWQTAGRKPVKNADLWKRLDTAALRYEIEWKWVKGHSGDPGNERADVLACRGRDEAARGPRPRVPAGPGRET, from the coding sequence GTGCGAGTGAACGAACGGGCGGAACCGGGTGCCGACGCCGTGCAGATCTACACCGACGGCGCCTGCAGCGGCAACCCCGGGCCGGGCGGGTGGGGCGTCGTGCTGCGCTACGGCGGCCACGAGAAGGAGCTCTACGGCGGTGAGGCCGACACCACCAACAACCGGATGGAACTCATGGCCGCCATCATGGCGCTGGAGAGCCTGAAGCGGCCGCTGCCGGTGCACCTGCACACCGACAGCACCTACGTGCGCAACGGCATCACCGCCTGGATCCACGGCTGGAAGCGCAAGGGCTGGCAGACCGCCGGGCGCAAGCCGGTGAAGAACGCCGACCTGTGGAAGCGCCTGGACACCGCGGCCCTGCGCTACGAGATCGAGTGGAAGTGGGTCAAGGGCCACAGCGGCGATCCCGGCAACGAGCGCGCCGACGTCCTGGCCTGCCGCGGCCGCGACGAGGCCGCCCGCGGTCCCCGACCCCGCGTTCCCGCGGGGCCGGGGCGGGAGACCTGA
- a CDS encoding styrene monooxygenase/indole monooxygenase family protein: MRRILIVGAGQSGLLLAHGLLQRGYDVTLLTGRTSDEIRYGPISTGQLTFPSVLAYERGMDLDLWGDQAPRVESIALDLRTDSGEPMLDFTGHIPGGGVSMDQRVKMADWLEAFEDRGGKVTIHGATVTDLDYFTSMYDLIVVAVGGGELGRLFAPDRSRSAGGRPKVAVDAYVHGAALNEHDRIQAVFMGDLGAMRLDPALTPYGRAHRMALYAEPGGPLDLSGERRTPEQMFRRLLGVFAEHAPELHAQLSGARLVDEQSIHLETITPYVRQPVGELPSGGSVLGMADVVLSSEPVMMQSWNNSTACAHVYLNRIAAHGDGSFDAGFMRDAFAEYWGYARYTAWLANLLAGVEQEDIPQHAFELMRAGRTNPAVTDLVISGLDNPMRFAEEISSPEKVAAYLE, translated from the coding sequence ATGCGAAGGATCCTGATCGTCGGCGCCGGTCAATCCGGCCTCCTCCTCGCCCACGGCCTGCTGCAGCGGGGTTACGACGTCACGCTGCTGACCGGGCGGACCTCCGACGAGATCCGGTACGGACCGATCTCCACCGGCCAGTTGACCTTCCCCAGCGTGCTGGCCTACGAACGCGGCATGGACCTGGACCTCTGGGGTGACCAGGCCCCGCGGGTGGAGTCGATCGCCCTGGACCTGAGGACGGACTCGGGCGAGCCGATGCTCGACTTCACCGGCCACATCCCGGGCGGCGGGGTGTCGATGGACCAGCGGGTCAAGATGGCCGACTGGCTGGAGGCGTTCGAGGACCGCGGCGGCAAGGTCACCATCCACGGCGCCACGGTCACCGACCTCGACTACTTCACCTCCATGTACGACCTCATCGTCGTCGCCGTGGGCGGCGGCGAACTCGGGCGGCTGTTCGCCCCGGACCGCTCCCGCTCCGCCGGGGGACGCCCCAAGGTCGCCGTCGACGCCTACGTGCACGGGGCGGCCCTGAACGAACACGACCGCATCCAGGCCGTTTTCATGGGTGATCTCGGCGCCATGCGCCTGGACCCCGCGCTGACGCCCTACGGCCGGGCGCACCGGATGGCGCTGTACGCCGAGCCGGGCGGGCCGCTCGACCTCTCCGGCGAGCGGCGGACCCCGGAGCAGATGTTCCGGCGGCTGCTCGGGGTCTTCGCCGAGCACGCGCCCGAGTTGCACGCGCAGCTCTCCGGCGCCCGACTCGTCGACGAGCAGAGCATCCACCTGGAGACGATCACCCCCTACGTCCGGCAGCCGGTCGGCGAGCTGCCCTCGGGCGGCAGCGTCCTGGGCATGGCCGACGTGGTCCTCTCCAGCGAGCCCGTCATGATGCAGAGCTGGAACAACTCCACCGCCTGCGCCCACGTCTACCTCAACCGGATCGCCGCGCACGGCGACGGGTCCTTCGACGCCGGGTTCATGCGGGACGCCTTCGCCGAGTACTGGGGCTACGCCCGCTACACGGCGTGGCTGGCGAACCTGCTCGCCGGGGTCGAGCAGGAGGACATCCCGCAGCACGCCTTCGAGCTGATGCGGGCGGGGAGGACGAATCCGGCCGTCACCGACCTGGTCATCAGCGGGCTGGACAACCCCATGCGGTTCGCCGAGGAGATCTCCTCGCCCGAGAAGGTGGCCGCGTACCTGGAGTAG